In Nocardioides dokdonensis FR1436, the following are encoded in one genomic region:
- a CDS encoding ABC transporter ATP-binding protein: protein MSGGASRSWRGEAEVDRDEAAERLTSGSLGGGAGRLLRDLLRPYRRALQVLVLIVLVENTARLAIPYLVKVGIDSGIPPIRERDDLSTLLIVVAVVLVATVTQALARNRFLVRQGEIGQDVLLALRRRVFGHFQVLSPAFHDGYTSGRVISRQTSDVDAIHEMLETGFDGLVTAALTLVGTAGILLFLDVRLGLVALLCGPFLALLTNWFRKASADSYRVTREKVALVIVHFVESMGGVRAVQAFRREDRNQEIFDDVNEQYRRANLVAFRLVAWFMPGIRLIGNITIAVVLLYGGYLAHEGEVTVGVLAAFLLYLRQFFEPMMEISQFYNTFQSASAALEKLAGVLEQEPDVPEPLHPRPLDRAAGELHFDGVRFEYVQGRPVLPGLDLRVPAGQTVALVGTTGAGKTTLAKLATRFYDPTGGRVLLDGIDVRDLASDTLRDHVVMVTQENYLFSGTIADNIRFGRPDASMDDVVAATTALGAHDFIAAMPDGYETEVANQGGRLSAGQRQLVAFARAFLADPAVLILDEATSSLDVPSERLVQQALRTVLAGRTAVIIAHRLSTVQIADRVLVMEHGRVVEDGSPAALVAAGDGRFSALHEAWQASLA from the coding sequence ATGAGCGGGGGAGCGTCGCGGTCGTGGCGCGGCGAGGCGGAGGTCGACCGCGACGAGGCGGCCGAGCGGCTCACGTCGGGCTCGCTCGGCGGCGGCGCGGGTCGCCTGCTGCGCGACCTGCTGCGGCCCTACCGCCGTGCGCTGCAGGTCCTGGTCCTCATCGTCCTGGTCGAGAACACCGCCCGCCTGGCGATCCCCTACCTCGTCAAGGTCGGCATCGACTCCGGCATCCCGCCGATCCGCGAGCGCGACGACCTCTCCACGCTGCTGATCGTGGTCGCGGTGGTCCTGGTGGCCACCGTGACCCAGGCCCTGGCGCGCAACCGGTTCCTGGTGCGGCAGGGCGAGATCGGCCAGGACGTCCTGCTGGCCCTGCGCCGGCGCGTCTTCGGCCACTTCCAGGTGCTCAGTCCCGCCTTCCACGACGGTTACACCTCGGGGCGGGTGATCTCGCGGCAGACCTCCGACGTCGACGCCATCCACGAGATGCTCGAGACCGGCTTCGACGGGCTCGTGACGGCGGCGCTGACCCTGGTGGGCACCGCGGGGATCCTGCTCTTCCTCGACGTCCGCCTGGGGCTCGTGGCGTTGCTGTGCGGACCGTTCCTGGCGCTGCTGACGAACTGGTTCCGCAAGGCCTCCGCCGACAGCTACCGCGTCACCCGCGAGAAGGTCGCGCTGGTGATCGTGCACTTCGTCGAGTCGATGGGCGGCGTCCGGGCGGTGCAGGCCTTCCGGCGCGAGGACCGCAACCAGGAGATCTTCGACGACGTCAACGAGCAGTACCGCCGGGCGAACCTCGTCGCCTTCCGTCTCGTCGCCTGGTTCATGCCGGGCATCCGGCTGATCGGCAACATCACCATCGCGGTGGTGCTGCTCTACGGGGGCTACCTGGCCCACGAGGGCGAGGTCACCGTCGGGGTGCTGGCGGCGTTCCTGCTCTACCTGCGCCAGTTCTTCGAGCCGATGATGGAGATCAGCCAGTTCTACAACACCTTCCAGTCCGCCTCAGCGGCGCTGGAGAAGCTGGCGGGGGTCCTGGAGCAGGAGCCCGACGTGCCCGAGCCGCTGCACCCGCGACCGCTGGACCGGGCCGCGGGCGAGCTGCACTTCGACGGGGTGCGGTTCGAGTACGTCCAGGGCCGCCCGGTGCTGCCGGGTCTCGACCTGCGCGTGCCCGCCGGCCAGACGGTCGCGCTGGTGGGCACGACCGGGGCGGGCAAGACCACGCTGGCCAAGCTGGCCACCCGGTTCTACGACCCGACCGGGGGCCGGGTGCTGCTCGACGGCATCGACGTGCGCGACCTGGCCAGCGACACCCTGCGCGACCACGTGGTGATGGTGACCCAGGAGAACTACCTGTTCTCCGGCACGATCGCCGACAACATCCGCTTCGGGCGCCCCGACGCGTCGATGGACGACGTCGTGGCCGCGACCACCGCACTGGGCGCGCACGACTTCATCGCGGCGATGCCCGACGGCTACGAGACCGAGGTGGCCAACCAGGGTGGACGCCTCTCGGCCGGGCAGCGCCAGCTGGTCGCCTTCGCCCGGGCGTTCCTGGCCGACCCGGCCGTGCTGATCCTCGACGAGGCGACCTCCTCGCTCGACGTGCCGTCCGAGCGGCTGGTCCAGCAGGCGCTGCGCACCGTGCTCGCGGGCCGGACCGCCGTGATCATCGCGCACCGCCTCTCCACGGTGCAGATCGCCGACCGGGTGCTCGTGATGGAGCACGGTCGGGTCGTCGAGGACGGCAGCCCCGCCGCGCTGGTCGCGGCCGGCGACGGCCGGTTCTCGGCGCTGCACGAGGCGTGGCAGGCTTCGCTGGCATGA
- a CDS encoding DUF2505 domain-containing protein, whose product MKFTHTLSYDASPDDVYAMLRDPAFRERVLAAQAVVSSEVTLEPRDGGAGGFHLVVEQVQDTAGLPAIARKITGDTTRAVVEEDWAGPSGGTVSITAPGKPTSATGTVALEAAGAGTREVVELDVKVKVPLVGGKLEALMADNIEKGLDIEQTVGIAWLAGER is encoded by the coding sequence ATGAAGTTCACCCACACGCTCTCGTACGACGCGTCCCCCGACGACGTCTACGCCATGCTGCGCGACCCCGCCTTCCGCGAGCGGGTCCTCGCGGCCCAGGCGGTGGTCTCCTCGGAGGTCACCCTCGAGCCGCGCGACGGGGGCGCCGGCGGCTTCCACCTCGTCGTCGAGCAGGTCCAGGACACCGCCGGTCTGCCGGCCATCGCCCGCAAGATCACCGGCGACACGACCCGTGCGGTCGTCGAGGAGGACTGGGCCGGCCCCTCGGGCGGCACCGTCAGCATCACCGCCCCGGGCAAGCCCACCTCGGCCACCGGCACCGTCGCGCTCGAGGCGGCCGGTGCCGGCACCCGCGAGGTCGTCGAGCTCGACGTCAAGGTCAAGGTGCCGCTGGTCGGCGGCAAGCTCGAGGCGCTGATGGCCGACAACATCGAGAAGGGCCTCGACATCGAGCAGACCGTCGGCATCGCCTGGTTGGCAGGAGAGCGCTGA
- a CDS encoding tryptophan 2,3-dioxygenase encodes MSEQFVSFGEQGAQLTYGSYLRLPQLLDAQHPESGTSDDPPAHDELLFITIHQVYELWFKQLLHEVGAARDALLSPSAGRDRLWWAQHLLSRVHVIERTLVQQVDVLETMTPQDFLEFRQRLAPASGFQSVQFRELEFLSGAKDPAYLERFRGLTQDEQERLRRRLVEPSLWDAFVAALATAGFAVDDDAAIAQALHTVAHDRDSHAALWALAEALLQHDELAASWRARHVVMVERMIGAKSGTGGSSGSAYLRSRLPVQYYPMLWELRSQL; translated from the coding sequence ATGAGCGAACAGTTCGTGTCCTTCGGCGAGCAGGGTGCCCAGCTGACCTACGGCAGCTACCTCCGGCTGCCGCAGCTCCTCGACGCCCAGCACCCGGAGTCGGGCACCAGCGACGACCCGCCGGCCCACGACGAGCTGCTGTTCATCACCATCCACCAGGTCTACGAGCTGTGGTTCAAGCAGCTGCTGCACGAGGTGGGTGCGGCCCGGGACGCGCTGCTCTCGCCGAGCGCGGGGCGCGACCGGTTGTGGTGGGCCCAGCACCTGCTCAGCCGGGTGCACGTCATCGAGCGCACGCTGGTCCAGCAGGTCGACGTGCTGGAGACGATGACCCCGCAGGACTTCCTGGAGTTCCGCCAGCGTCTCGCGCCGGCCAGCGGCTTCCAGTCGGTGCAGTTCCGCGAGCTGGAGTTCCTCTCCGGCGCCAAGGACCCGGCCTACCTCGAGCGCTTCCGGGGGCTGACCCAGGACGAGCAGGAGCGGCTGCGGCGGCGCCTGGTCGAGCCGTCGCTCTGGGACGCCTTCGTCGCGGCCCTGGCCACCGCCGGCTTCGCGGTCGACGACGACGCCGCGATCGCGCAGGCGCTGCACACGGTGGCCCACGACCGCGACTCCCACGCGGCGCTCTGGGCGCTGGCCGAGGCGCTGCTCCAGCACGACGAGCTGGCCGCGTCCTGGCGCGCGCGGCACGTGGTGATGGTCGAGCGGATGATCGGGGCGAAGTCGGGGACCGGCGGTTCCAGCGGCTCGGCGTACCTGCGCTCACGGCTGCCGGTGCAGTACTACCCGATGCTGTGGGAGCTGCGCTCCCAGCTGTAG
- a CDS encoding ABC transporter ATP-binding protein — protein MSTTLGSPDSALDRAPGSPAGVHSLWRLRGYLRPYVGSLAIMLFASLGGVGLAIGIPLVTRAIIDGPVEQRDLAALFPLAGLALVLGVLEAVLVWWRRWVQSNAVLGLETTMRRDLYAHLQQLPMAFHTRWQSGQLLSRATTDLAAIRRFSGFGMLFLLINVVQLVVTTLVLLQMYWPLGVVVAAAAVPIVWLSMRFEKRYVVISRQVQDEQGDLATLAEEGAVGIRVIKSFGRSAHMGERYDVASRRLHATSVAKARLSARFWTFLEVIPNVAVVVVLLLGAIGVGRGQLSLGELVAFITLMLSLVWPVSSLGVILAMAQEAMTAAARILEIYDTEPSILSGEREVAEPRGHLRLENVDFAFPDAPDEPVLRGLDLEVHPGETIALVGATGSGKTILTALVPRLWDVTGGRVLLDGVDVRELRTEHLRTLVATAFEDPTLFSMSARENLTLGRADATEAEIEEALEISQAGFVHDLPWGLDTRIGEQGMALSGGQRQRLALARAVLAGPRVLVLDDTLSALDVHTEALVEEALARVLSSTTAIVVAHRASTVQLADRVALLQDGRITHVGGHRELLATVPAYRDLLAGDEVPA, from the coding sequence ATGTCAACGACTCTCGGCTCTCCTGACAGCGCCCTCGACCGTGCCCCTGGCAGCCCGGCGGGGGTGCACTCGCTGTGGCGCCTGCGCGGCTACCTGCGTCCCTACGTCGGCTCGCTCGCGATCATGCTGTTCGCCTCCCTGGGCGGCGTCGGCCTGGCCATCGGCATCCCGCTGGTGACCCGGGCGATCATCGACGGGCCCGTCGAGCAGCGGGACCTCGCAGCCCTGTTCCCGCTCGCGGGGCTCGCCCTGGTGCTCGGCGTCCTCGAGGCCGTCCTGGTCTGGTGGCGCCGGTGGGTGCAGTCCAACGCGGTGCTCGGCCTCGAGACCACGATGCGCCGCGACCTCTACGCCCACCTGCAGCAGCTGCCGATGGCCTTCCACACCCGGTGGCAGTCCGGACAGCTGCTCTCCCGGGCGACCACCGACCTCGCCGCGATCCGCCGGTTCTCAGGGTTCGGGATGCTCTTCCTGCTCATCAACGTCGTCCAGCTGGTCGTCACCACGCTCGTGCTGCTGCAGATGTACTGGCCGCTGGGCGTGGTCGTCGCTGCGGCCGCGGTGCCGATCGTGTGGCTCTCGATGCGCTTCGAGAAGCGCTACGTCGTGATCTCCCGCCAGGTCCAGGACGAGCAGGGCGACCTCGCGACCCTGGCCGAGGAGGGGGCGGTCGGCATCCGGGTCATCAAGTCCTTCGGACGCAGCGCGCACATGGGCGAGCGGTACGACGTCGCCTCGCGGCGCCTGCACGCCACGAGCGTCGCCAAGGCCCGGCTCTCGGCACGCTTCTGGACCTTCCTCGAGGTCATCCCGAACGTGGCCGTGGTGGTGGTGCTGCTGCTCGGCGCCATCGGCGTGGGGCGCGGCCAGCTCTCGCTCGGCGAGCTGGTCGCCTTCATCACGCTGATGCTCAGCCTGGTCTGGCCGGTCTCCTCCCTGGGGGTCATCCTGGCCATGGCACAGGAGGCGATGACCGCCGCGGCACGCATCCTCGAGATCTACGACACCGAGCCGTCGATCCTCAGCGGCGAGCGCGAGGTCGCCGAGCCGCGCGGGCACCTGCGCCTCGAGAACGTCGACTTCGCGTTCCCTGACGCCCCCGACGAGCCGGTGCTGCGCGGGCTCGACCTCGAGGTGCACCCCGGCGAGACGATCGCGCTGGTGGGAGCCACCGGCTCGGGCAAGACGATCCTGACCGCGCTGGTGCCGCGGTTGTGGGACGTCACCGGCGGCCGGGTGCTGCTCGACGGCGTCGACGTGCGCGAGCTGCGCACCGAGCACCTGCGCACCCTGGTCGCCACCGCCTTCGAGGACCCCACGCTCTTCTCGATGAGCGCCCGGGAGAACCTCACCCTGGGGCGTGCCGACGCCACCGAGGCCGAGATCGAGGAGGCCCTCGAGATCAGCCAGGCCGGCTTCGTGCACGACCTGCCGTGGGGGCTCGACACCCGCATCGGTGAGCAGGGCATGGCGCTGTCGGGCGGTCAGCGCCAACGCCTGGCCCTGGCCCGCGCGGTGCTGGCCGGGCCCCGGGTGCTGGTGCTCGACGACACCCTCTCCGCGCTGGACGTGCACACCGAGGCGCTGGTCGAGGAGGCGCTGGCACGGGTGCTGTCCTCGACCACCGCCATCGTCGTGGCCCACCGGGCCTCCACGGTGCAGCTCGCCGACCGGGTCGCGCTGCTCCAGGACGGCCGGATCACCCACGTGGGCGGGCACCGCGAGCTGCTGGCCACCGTGCCGGCGTACCGCGACCTGCTCGCCGGCGACGAGGTGCCGGCATGA
- a CDS encoding NAD-glutamate dehydrogenase, protein MSTTTHDLEKSELISRAAELARSGRGSGGPPHDQVGDLLTAYYRHVAAEDVAERSESDVYGALASHYRLAQQRPQGRATVRVFTPTLADHGWSAGGHSVVEVVTDDMPFLVDSLTMELSRQLRDVHVVVHPHFDVERDITGALQRVAVVDDGALPPQDSSVRESWMHVEIDRLADDDDPDQVVEDVQRVLRDVREAVEDWSRTRQRMLDVVEGLQSDPPPGLDPEEVRQGAALLEWLADDHFTFLGYREYRLETVPGHDGGEHAVDDEVLRAVPGTGLGILRADQAHSGSFARLPEPVKAKAREKSLLVLAKANSRATVHRPAYLDYVGVKTFDERGEVVGEQRFLGLFSSTAYAESLTRIPLLREKAREVLRRSGFDPRSYAGRALMDTLETYPRDELFHTEVAQLATMAESAMHARERRSVRAIIRPDTYGRYVSVLVYLPRDRYNTAVRERFSEILLERLGGESIEFTVRINESTTARVHFVVHLPRGEADPTVTGQLRALDTTDLERRLADASRSWRDDFMAAVLSEYGEQSGAVLGRRYVDSFPEAYKEDFSARTAAIDVGRLEAITGDEGIDLSLHEDLDAGRGEVRLKVYRVGSPLSLSEVLPMLSSLGVEVVDERPYELDGLSRSSFVYEFGLRYPRSLPEGSRDLFVQSLHAIWDVRTDTDGFNTLVLGAELTWRQVAVLRAYAKYMRQGGSPFQLDTIEEALSSNVDITRLLVRLFEIRFDPACAEREQQEERLREQLVSALDDVASLDHDRILRSYLTHVGATLRTNHYQRGTDGEPADYLSLKLEPSSIPDLPEPRPKYEVFVHSPRVEGVHLRFGSVARGGLRWSDRRDDFRTEVLGLVKAQMVKNTVIVPVGAKGGFFAKQLPDASDREAWMTEGIAAYRTFISGLLDITDNLVEGAVVPPTDVVRHDGDDSYLVVAADKGTATFSDIANELSQDYGFWLGDAFASGGSVGYDHKAMGITARGAWVSVQRHFRERGIDSQTEDFTCVGVGDMSGDVFGNGMLCSEHIRLVAAFDHRDIFLDPTPDAASSYAERQRLFDKPRSSWQDYDTSLISEGGGVYPRSKKSIPISPQVREALGIADDVTRLSPAELMRAILTAPVDLLWNGGIGTYVKSRAESHADAGDKANDAIRVDGRDVRARSVAEGGNLGLTQAGRIEYARFGGDPDGGGGRINTDFIDNSAGVDTSDHEVNIKILLDRVVAAGDLTGKQRNELLAAMTDEVAALVLRDNYEQNLALANALSHAPSLLHVHEDFMKQLERDGTLTRSVEGLPSSQEVRRRGDRGEGLTAPELSALMAWTKIVLADELLASDVPDDPYLDEDLLAYFPSAMRERFTDQIRSHPLRREIIVTQVVNDLVNGAGMTFWPRLGGETGLGAAELTHANFVAREIFASLPLREELRSYDNRLDAAVQTRMRLEMRTLVERATRWLVANRRAPLDSSGTVEQLAGPVQETVARLPELMVGHELAAYEQRRDRLVKRGVPEDLAARVAALPPAYMVLGIVDAATREGLDPTEVARVHFALGERLGLTTLVLRILALPREDRWQTMARAALRDDLHSVHLQLTLRVIAATPAEESAPARIATWEDADATTVGRAATTLGEICSDDEADLARLSVGLRVVRGLLAS, encoded by the coding sequence GTGTCAACGACGACGCACGATCTCGAGAAGTCCGAGCTCATCTCCCGGGCCGCAGAGCTGGCCCGCTCCGGTCGGGGCAGCGGCGGGCCGCCGCACGACCAGGTGGGCGACCTGCTGACGGCCTACTACCGCCACGTGGCGGCGGAGGACGTGGCCGAGCGCAGCGAGAGCGACGTGTACGGCGCGCTCGCCAGCCACTACCGCCTCGCCCAGCAGCGGCCCCAGGGACGCGCGACCGTCCGGGTCTTCACCCCGACCCTCGCCGACCACGGCTGGTCGGCCGGGGGGCACAGCGTGGTGGAGGTCGTCACCGACGACATGCCCTTCCTCGTGGACTCGCTGACCATGGAGCTCTCGCGCCAGCTGCGCGACGTGCACGTGGTCGTGCACCCCCACTTCGACGTCGAGCGCGACATCACCGGTGCGCTCCAGCGCGTCGCCGTTGTCGACGACGGCGCCCTGCCGCCCCAGGACTCCTCGGTGCGCGAGTCGTGGATGCACGTCGAGATCGACCGGCTGGCCGACGACGACGACCCCGACCAGGTCGTCGAGGACGTCCAGCGCGTGCTGCGCGACGTCCGGGAGGCGGTGGAGGACTGGTCGCGCACCCGGCAGCGGATGCTCGACGTCGTCGAGGGGCTGCAGAGCGACCCGCCGCCGGGCCTGGACCCCGAGGAGGTCCGCCAGGGCGCCGCGCTGCTCGAGTGGCTCGCCGACGACCACTTCACGTTCCTGGGCTACCGCGAGTACCGCCTCGAGACCGTGCCCGGTCACGACGGTGGTGAGCACGCCGTCGACGACGAGGTGCTGCGCGCGGTCCCCGGCACCGGCCTGGGCATCCTGCGTGCCGACCAGGCGCACAGCGGGTCCTTCGCGCGGCTGCCCGAACCGGTCAAGGCCAAGGCCCGCGAGAAGTCCCTGCTGGTGCTGGCCAAGGCCAACTCGCGCGCCACCGTGCACCGTCCTGCCTACCTCGACTACGTGGGCGTCAAGACGTTCGACGAGCGCGGCGAGGTCGTCGGGGAGCAGCGCTTCCTCGGGCTGTTCTCCTCCACCGCGTACGCCGAGTCGCTGACCCGCATCCCGCTGCTGCGGGAGAAGGCCCGCGAGGTGCTGCGACGCAGCGGCTTCGACCCGCGCTCCTACGCGGGCCGGGCGCTGATGGACACCCTGGAGACCTACCCGCGCGACGAGCTCTTCCACACCGAGGTCGCCCAGCTGGCCACGATGGCCGAGTCGGCGATGCACGCGCGCGAGCGCCGCTCGGTGCGCGCGATCATCCGTCCTGACACCTACGGGCGCTACGTCTCGGTGCTGGTCTACCTGCCGCGCGACCGCTACAACACCGCGGTCCGCGAACGGTTCAGCGAGATCCTCCTGGAGCGGCTCGGCGGCGAGTCGATCGAGTTCACCGTGCGCATCAACGAGTCCACGACCGCGCGGGTGCACTTCGTGGTGCACCTGCCGCGCGGCGAGGCCGACCCCACCGTCACCGGCCAGCTGCGCGCGCTCGACACCACCGACCTGGAGCGCCGGCTCGCCGACGCGTCGCGCTCGTGGCGCGACGACTTCATGGCTGCGGTCCTGTCGGAGTACGGCGAGCAGTCCGGCGCGGTCCTCGGCCGGCGGTACGTCGACTCGTTCCCCGAGGCCTACAAGGAGGACTTCTCGGCCCGCACCGCCGCGATCGACGTGGGACGCCTCGAGGCCATCACCGGGGACGAGGGCATCGACCTGAGCCTGCACGAGGACCTCGACGCCGGACGCGGTGAGGTGCGGCTCAAGGTCTACCGGGTCGGCAGCCCGCTGTCGCTCTCGGAGGTGCTGCCGATGCTCTCCAGCCTCGGGGTGGAGGTCGTCGACGAGCGGCCCTACGAGCTCGACGGGCTGTCGCGCTCCTCCTTCGTCTACGAGTTCGGCCTGCGCTACCCGCGCTCGCTGCCCGAGGGCAGCCGCGACCTCTTCGTGCAGTCGCTGCACGCCATCTGGGACGTGCGCACCGACACCGACGGCTTCAACACCCTCGTGCTCGGCGCGGAGCTGACCTGGCGCCAGGTCGCGGTGCTGCGCGCCTACGCCAAGTACATGCGCCAGGGCGGGTCGCCCTTCCAGCTCGACACCATCGAGGAGGCGCTGAGCAGCAACGTCGACATCACCCGGCTGCTGGTCCGCCTCTTCGAGATCCGCTTCGATCCGGCCTGCGCCGAGCGGGAGCAGCAGGAGGAGCGGCTGCGCGAGCAGCTGGTCAGCGCCCTCGACGACGTGGCCAGCCTCGACCACGACCGGATCCTGCGCTCCTACCTGACCCACGTCGGCGCCACCCTGCGCACCAACCACTACCAGCGCGGCACCGACGGAGAGCCCGCCGACTACCTCAGCCTCAAGCTCGAGCCGTCGTCGATCCCTGACCTGCCCGAGCCGCGGCCCAAGTACGAGGTGTTCGTGCACTCCCCGCGCGTCGAGGGCGTGCACCTGCGCTTCGGCTCGGTGGCCCGCGGCGGGCTGCGCTGGTCGGACCGGCGCGACGACTTCCGCACCGAGGTGCTGGGCCTGGTCAAGGCGCAGATGGTCAAGAACACCGTGATCGTGCCCGTGGGCGCGAAGGGCGGGTTCTTCGCCAAGCAGCTGCCCGACGCCTCCGACCGGGAGGCGTGGATGACCGAGGGGATCGCGGCGTACCGCACCTTCATCAGCGGCCTGCTCGACATCACCGACAACCTCGTCGAGGGCGCGGTGGTCCCGCCGACCGACGTGGTGCGCCACGACGGGGACGACTCCTACCTGGTGGTGGCCGCCGACAAGGGCACTGCGACGTTCTCCGACATCGCCAACGAGCTGTCGCAGGACTACGGCTTCTGGCTCGGGGACGCCTTCGCCAGCGGCGGCTCGGTGGGCTACGACCACAAGGCGATGGGCATCACCGCCCGCGGCGCCTGGGTCTCGGTGCAGCGGCACTTCCGGGAGCGGGGGATCGACTCGCAGACCGAGGACTTCACCTGCGTCGGCGTCGGCGACATGAGCGGCGACGTGTTCGGCAACGGGATGCTCTGCTCGGAGCACATCCGGCTCGTGGCCGCCTTCGACCACCGCGACATCTTCCTCGACCCCACGCCGGACGCCGCGTCGTCGTACGCCGAGCGCCAGCGGCTGTTCGACAAGCCGCGCTCGAGCTGGCAGGACTACGACACGTCGCTGATCTCCGAGGGCGGCGGGGTGTACCCGCGGTCGAAGAAGTCGATCCCGATCAGCCCGCAGGTCCGCGAGGCGCTCGGGATCGCCGACGACGTCACCCGGCTGTCGCCGGCCGAGCTGATGCGGGCGATCCTCACGGCGCCGGTCGACCTGCTCTGGAACGGCGGGATCGGCACCTACGTGAAGAGCCGGGCGGAGTCGCACGCCGACGCCGGCGACAAGGCCAACGACGCGATCCGGGTCGACGGTCGCGACGTGCGCGCCCGCAGCGTCGCCGAGGGCGGCAACCTGGGGCTCACCCAGGCCGGGCGCATCGAGTATGCCCGCTTCGGCGGCGACCCCGACGGTGGCGGCGGGCGGATCAACACCGACTTCATCGACAACTCCGCGGGCGTGGACACCTCCGACCACGAGGTGAACATCAAGATCCTGCTGGACCGGGTGGTCGCCGCCGGCGACCTGACCGGCAAGCAGCGCAACGAGCTGCTCGCCGCGATGACCGACGAGGTCGCCGCGCTGGTGCTGCGTGACAACTACGAGCAGAACCTGGCCCTGGCCAACGCGCTGTCCCACGCGCCGTCGCTGCTGCACGTGCACGAGGACTTCATGAAGCAGCTGGAGCGCGACGGGACCCTGACCCGCTCCGTGGAGGGGCTGCCGTCCAGCCAGGAGGTACGCCGCCGCGGCGACCGCGGCGAGGGACTCACCGCCCCGGAGCTGTCGGCACTGATGGCCTGGACCAAGATCGTGCTGGCCGACGAGCTGCTCGCCTCGGACGTCCCCGACGACCCGTACCTCGACGAGGACCTGCTGGCCTACTTCCCCTCGGCGATGCGCGAGCGGTTCACCGACCAGATCCGCAGCCACCCGCTGCGCCGCGAGATCATCGTGACCCAGGTGGTCAACGACCTCGTCAACGGCGCGGGCATGACCTTCTGGCCGCGGCTGGGCGGGGAGACCGGCCTGGGCGCGGCCGAGCTGACCCACGCCAACTTCGTGGCGCGCGAGATCTTCGCGTCGCTGCCGCTGCGCGAGGAGCTGCGCTCCTACGACAACCGCCTCGACGCGGCCGTCCAGACCCGGATGCGCCTGGAGATGCGCACCCTGGTCGAGCGGGCCACCCGGTGGCTGGTCGCGAACCGGCGCGCGCCGCTGGACAGCAGCGGCACCGTCGAGCAGCTGGCCGGACCGGTCCAGGAGACCGTCGCGCGGCTGCCCGAGCTGATGGTCGGCCACGAGCTGGCCGCCTACGAGCAGCGCCGCGACCGGCTGGTGAAGCGGGGCGTTCCGGAGGACCTGGCGGCCCGGGTCGCTGCGCTGCCGCCGGCCTACATGGTGCTGGGTATCGTCGACGCCGCCACCCGCGAGGGCCTCGACCCCACCGAGGTGGCGCGCGTGCACTTCGCCCTGGGGGAGCGGCTCGGCCTGACGACGCTGGTGCTGCGCATCCTGGCGCTGCCGCGCGAGGACCGGTGGCAGACGATGGCGCGGGCGGCGCTGCGCGACGACCTGCACTCGGTGCACCTCCAGCTCACCCTGCGGGTGATCGCCGCGACCCCGGCCGAGGAGTCGGCCCCGGCCCGGATCGCCACCTGGGAGGACGCCGACGCGACCACCGTGGGTCGCGCCGCCACGACGCTGGGGGAGATCTGCTCCGACGACGAGGCCGACCTGGCCCGGCTCTCGGTCGGGCTGCGGGTGGTGCGGGGGCTGCTCGCGAGCTGA
- a CDS encoding SigE family RNA polymerase sigma factor, which yields METVSTSSRPPSRSGRERPGTPRDGDFASFFAATWPRVYPVAVAVAGEHAAAEDALQSVFAKVYARWDRVQQADHPEAYVRRMVVNEVVGARRYGFARRERTAEQVPHDDRRASGSPEPGVVRRDEVLAALRTLPPRQRAVVVLRYYEDLSEAEIARTLGCSRGTVKSQASAALASLRRCGLVSLATDDEGDAR from the coding sequence ATGGAGACGGTGAGCACGTCGTCACGGCCCCCGTCACGGTCGGGCCGCGAGAGGCCGGGGACGCCGCGGGACGGCGACTTCGCGTCCTTCTTCGCCGCCACCTGGCCGCGGGTCTACCCGGTCGCCGTGGCGGTGGCCGGGGAGCACGCGGCGGCCGAGGACGCGCTGCAGAGCGTGTTCGCCAAGGTCTACGCGCGCTGGGACCGGGTCCAGCAGGCCGACCACCCGGAGGCGTACGTGCGCCGGATGGTCGTCAACGAGGTGGTCGGCGCGCGGCGCTACGGGTTCGCCCGGCGGGAGCGGACCGCCGAGCAGGTGCCCCACGACGACCGGCGCGCGAGCGGCTCGCCCGAGCCCGGCGTCGTACGCCGCGACGAGGTGCTGGCCGCGCTGCGCACCCTGCCGCCGCGCCAGCGGGCGGTGGTGGTGCTGCGCTACTACGAGGACCTGTCCGAGGCCGAGATCGCCCGCACGCTGGGCTGCAGCCGAGGCACGGTGAAGTCGCAGGCCTCCGCCGCGCTGGCCTCGCTGCGCCGCTGCGGGCTGGTGTCCCTGGCGACCGACGACGAGGGAGACGCGAGATGA